A single genomic interval of Streptococcus suis harbors:
- a CDS encoding galactokinase, whose amino-acid sequence MNTEQLKQAFLDVFGQEADATFFSPGRINLIGEHTDYNGGHVFPAAITLGTYGAARRRDDQVLRFYSANFEELGIIEVDLNNLVFDKADNWTNYAKGVLKFLQEAGHSIDTGMEVFVYGNIPNGSGLSSSASLELLIGIIAEELYGLELTRLDLVKIGKQTENHFIGVNSGIMDQFAIGMGADQRAIYLDTNTLEYELVPLDLGDHVIVIMNTNKRRELADSKYNERRAECEKAVEELNAVLTIQTLGELDEWTFDQYSYLIKDENRLKRARHAVLENQRTLQARKALEEGDLATFGRLVNASHVSLEHDYEVTGLELDTLAHTAWEQEGVLGARMTGAGFGGCGIAIVHKDKVEAFTENVGKTYTEVVGYEPSFYVAEIAGGSRVLSRK is encoded by the coding sequence ATGAACACAGAACAACTCAAGCAAGCCTTTCTCGATGTGTTTGGCCAAGAGGCAGATGCGACTTTCTTCTCACCTGGTCGGATTAATTTGATTGGTGAGCATACAGACTACAATGGTGGTCATGTCTTTCCAGCAGCCATTACCTTGGGAACTTACGGAGCTGCTCGCAGACGTGATGACCAAGTTTTGCGCTTTTATTCCGCAAACTTTGAAGAACTTGGGATTATCGAAGTGGACTTGAACAATCTGGTCTTTGATAAGGCAGATAACTGGACCAACTATGCCAAGGGTGTTCTCAAGTTCTTGCAAGAAGCAGGGCACAGCATTGATACAGGTATGGAAGTCTTTGTTTACGGTAATATTCCAAATGGTTCAGGCTTGTCTTCATCAGCTTCCTTGGAACTCTTGATCGGCATTATCGCAGAAGAATTGTACGGTCTTGAGTTGACTCGTCTTGATTTAGTGAAAATCGGTAAGCAGACGGAAAATCATTTTATCGGTGTCAATTCTGGTATTATGGACCAGTTTGCGATCGGTATGGGAGCAGACCAACGTGCCATTTATCTAGATACCAATACGCTTGAATATGAATTGGTACCGCTGGATTTGGGTGACCATGTGATTGTCATCATGAACACCAATAAACGTCGTGAATTGGCGGATTCTAAGTACAATGAACGCCGCGCGGAATGTGAAAAAGCAGTGGAAGAATTGAATGCAGTCTTGACTATTCAAACTCTGGGAGAGTTGGATGAGTGGACCTTTGATCAATATAGTTATTTGATTAAGGATGAAAACCGCCTCAAGCGTGCCCGCCATGCTGTCTTAGAAAATCAACGGACCTTGCAGGCCCGTAAGGCTTTAGAAGAAGGGGATTTGGCAACCTTTGGTCGTTTGGTCAATGCTTCTCATGTTTCTTTGGAGCATGATTATGAAGTGACAGGTCTGGAATTGGATACCTTGGCACATACTGCTTGGGAACAAGAAGGGGTTCTTGGTGCTCGGATGACAGGAGCTGGCTTCGGCGGCTGTGGTATTGCCATTGTCCACAAGGATAAGGTTGAAGCCTTCACGGAAAATGTCGGCAAGACCTATACTGAAGTGGTTGGCTATGAACCAAGCTTCTATGTAGCGGAGATTGCTGGAGGCTCTCGCGTTTTATCTCGAAAATAG
- a CDS encoding LacI family DNA-binding transcriptional regulator: MVTIKDIAEKAQLSSATISRVLKGDLTLSVSQETRDRIFNLAQDLGYTKHLKKQAPQQKGTIGIVQWYTESEELADLYYYSIRASIEQTASLLGYQIIRSFNDLTNPLLQGLDGIIAVGKFSSGQIAELTNLSSKLIFVDSDTLTEGFSCVTTDFEHSVQTVIDHFHSQGLTDIGLLVGQEETTDGHQLPTDPRLTAFRDYLDTLGILQENYIYQGKFSTQSGYELMSQAIEDLGDKLPPAFFMANDTLAVGALRALQERQIAVPDRVQLITFNDTAITRQVYPALSSISVFTEEMGQEAMQLLDRVIASPQPHHPRKIKLGTQLVIRESSD, translated from the coding sequence ATGGTTACCATTAAAGACATCGCTGAAAAGGCTCAATTATCATCCGCCACCATTTCCCGCGTACTCAAGGGCGACCTGACCCTATCCGTCAGCCAAGAAACCCGCGACCGCATTTTCAACTTGGCACAGGACCTGGGCTACACCAAACACCTCAAAAAACAAGCTCCTCAACAAAAAGGCACCATCGGCATTGTCCAATGGTACACTGAAAGCGAAGAGCTAGCCGACCTCTACTACTACTCCATTCGGGCCAGCATCGAGCAGACCGCCAGCCTTCTCGGCTATCAAATCATCCGCTCCTTCAACGACTTGACCAATCCCCTCCTTCAAGGATTGGACGGCATCATCGCGGTTGGTAAGTTTTCTTCTGGGCAAATAGCAGAGCTGACCAACTTGTCTTCCAAGCTGATCTTTGTAGACTCTGATACGCTGACCGAGGGATTCTCCTGCGTCACGACTGACTTTGAACACTCTGTTCAGACAGTTATTGACCACTTCCATTCGCAAGGTTTGACAGACATTGGCCTATTGGTCGGACAGGAAGAAACCACAGACGGACACCAACTGCCAACAGACCCCCGCCTGACTGCCTTTCGTGACTACCTAGACACCTTGGGCATTCTCCAAGAAAATTATATCTACCAAGGAAAGTTCTCCACCCAGTCGGGCTATGAGCTGATGAGCCAGGCTATTGAGGACCTAGGTGACAAGCTACCACCTGCCTTTTTCATGGCAAATGATACCCTGGCAGTCGGTGCCCTGCGTGCTTTACAAGAGCGTCAAATCGCAGTGCCCGATAGAGTCCAACTCATCACCTTTAACGATACAGCCATCACCCGTCAGGTCTATCCTGCCTTGTCTTCTATCAGCGTCTTCACCGAAGAAATGGGGCAAGAAGCCATGCAGCTGCTAGACCGTGTGATTGCTAGTCCGCAGCCCCACCATCCCCGTAAGATTAAACTAGGTACCCAGCTGGTAATACGCGAGAGTTCTGATTGA
- a CDS encoding SEC10/PgrA surface exclusion domain-containing protein encodes MNKKTLKTLATGAAITLATVGASNVSANTQYGIQLNRVTGEWQTVNNATGEIVKSVPNETYSSYEEAEASLMASTVETPVTTETPTAETTVAETPKTSADVKPALDAQQAVVDATAAEANQAQTDADAANQDVTTAQADVDTATQTVKDAEANTVNATPENIAANQADQTANLADQAANATETDEVNAEIADQTGKVADAQTAVDTAQAEKDAADATVTAKEADVKAAQDALSGTGLAEAQANLDNASEAVTDANANVDTATQAFEDAKKADADRDAKIKAAETEVAVKSDAVDTAKAKLTAAQDESKTTTDALNQTNDAVKTATNALANVDVVTVNVDSNFKSDLDNWKKDPSEDNADFLKDSGFNSISASTLKVGADDAKSAVDVNNLTKDNQLDMSFIYVDAVNQLRKQLGIQTVATVTDNAITIAQNRANQYKQRGTDPVTTGHIPGAIENLARLGSIDTLKTVEDIKNAAWQAFLATSFDDSKSNWNHLTPNMYANGGIGLSIANINGQYWLVAVLANDGTTITNPNDPATLQAALAKAQADQSAAQAASDTAQANLVKASSDYAKALELKTQAEKTLADATATPLQTQVVENNLRLATIALQNAEARKADAQKAVDNFSADLATKKAALDTAKAELAQAQATATAKAEALETAKANLATQQATLDSLNKDKAALLAEKDRLVEEAKALATELKGYLEAPAILANAQATLTEKQAALTEAQAKAETAQNKLETVTAKLAAEESKLAELQAEYNKLKDLEDKAKDNVIATLPDGTIVAVPKDAPTAVEKPAINIDAVKDAITKGQDVKVVDGKVVVTNPQAGVTVTPQGITYSRAERAKALPQTGEQESILGLVGLAMMSTLGLAGARRKRRG; translated from the coding sequence ATGAACAAAAAAACACTTAAAACTCTAGCAACAGGTGCTGCTATCACCCTTGCAACCGTTGGTGCGTCTAACGTATCAGCAAATACACAATATGGAATTCAATTAAACCGTGTTACTGGTGAATGGCAAACTGTCAACAATGCTACAGGTGAAATTGTAAAATCTGTACCAAATGAAACTTATTCTTCTTATGAAGAAGCTGAAGCATCATTAATGGCATCAACTGTTGAAACACCAGTTACAACTGAAACACCAACAGCGGAAACAACTGTTGCTGAAACACCTAAAACATCAGCTGATGTTAAACCAGCTCTTGACGCACAACAAGCTGTTGTTGATGCTACTGCTGCTGAAGCTAACCAAGCTCAAACTGATGCAGATGCAGCTAACCAAGACGTTACCACTGCTCAAGCAGACGTTGATACTGCAACCCAAACTGTCAAAGACGCTGAAGCAAATACCGTAAACGCAACACCAGAAAACATCGCAGCAAACCAAGCTGACCAAACAGCTAACCTTGCTGACCAAGCTGCAAACGCTACTGAAACAGATGAAGTCAACGCTGAAATTGCTGACCAAACTGGTAAAGTCGCAGACGCTCAAACTGCTGTTGATACTGCTCAAGCAGAAAAAGACGCAGCTGATGCTACTGTCACTGCTAAAGAAGCTGATGTAAAAGCAGCACAAGACGCCCTTTCTGGTACTGGTCTTGCTGAAGCTCAAGCTAACCTTGATAATGCAAGCGAAGCTGTTACAGATGCTAACGCTAACGTTGATACTGCAACCCAAGCCTTTGAAGACGCTAAGAAAGCTGACGCAGACCGCGATGCAAAAATCAAAGCTGCTGAAACTGAGGTTGCTGTAAAATCAGACGCTGTTGATACAGCAAAAGCAAAATTGACAGCTGCTCAAGATGAGTCTAAAACAACAACTGACGCACTCAATCAAACAAATGACGCTGTTAAAACTGCAACAAATGCTTTGGCAAATGTTGATGTTGTAACAGTTAACGTTGATTCAAACTTCAAATCTGATTTGGATAACTGGAAAAAAGACCCATCTGAAGACAATGCAGATTTCTTGAAAGATTCAGGTTTCAATTCAATTTCAGCCTCAACTCTTAAAGTAGGAGCTGATGACGCAAAATCTGCCGTTGATGTTAACAACTTGACCAAAGACAACCAATTGGATATGTCATTCATCTACGTTGATGCTGTAAACCAATTGCGTAAACAACTTGGTATTCAAACAGTTGCGACTGTCACAGACAATGCTATCACAATCGCACAAAACCGTGCCAACCAATATAAACAACGTGGAACAGACCCAGTAACAACTGGTCACATTCCAGGAGCAATTGAAAACCTTGCACGTCTTGGTTCAATTGACACTCTTAAAACTGTTGAAGATATCAAAAATGCAGCATGGCAAGCATTCCTTGCAACATCATTTGATGACAGCAAATCAAATTGGAATCACTTGACTCCAAACATGTATGCTAACGGTGGTATCGGTCTTTCAATTGCAAACATCAATGGTCAATACTGGCTCGTTGCTGTATTGGCAAATGACGGCACCACAATCACCAACCCTAACGACCCAGCTACTCTTCAAGCCGCCCTTGCTAAAGCTCAAGCAGACCAATCAGCAGCACAAGCCGCATCTGATACTGCTCAAGCAAATCTTGTAAAAGCAAGCTCAGATTACGCTAAAGCTCTTGAATTGAAAACTCAAGCAGAGAAAACTCTTGCTGATGCTACTGCAACACCGCTTCAAACACAGGTAGTAGAAAATAACCTACGTCTTGCAACCATTGCTCTTCAAAACGCTGAGGCTCGCAAGGCAGATGCACAAAAAGCAGTTGACAACTTCTCAGCTGATTTGGCAACTAAGAAAGCTGCACTTGATACAGCTAAGGCTGAACTTGCTCAAGCACAAGCTACTGCTACTGCAAAAGCTGAAGCTCTTGAAACAGCTAAAGCTAACCTTGCTACACAACAAGCAACACTTGATAGCTTGAACAAAGACAAAGCAGCTCTTCTTGCAGAAAAAGACCGCTTGGTTGAAGAAGCAAAAGCACTTGCTACTGAGTTGAAAGGTTATCTTGAAGCACCAGCAATTCTTGCTAACGCTCAAGCAACACTTACTGAAAAGCAAGCGGCTCTAACTGAAGCACAAGCTAAAGCTGAAACAGCACAAAACAAACTTGAAACTGTTACTGCTAAACTTGCAGCAGAAGAAAGCAAATTGGCAGAACTTCAAGCAGAGTACAACAAACTCAAAGACCTTGAAGACAAAGCAAAAGACAATGTGATTGCAACACTTCCAGACGGAACAATCGTTGCAGTACCAAAAGATGCTCCAACTGCTGTTGAAAAACCAGCTATCAATATTGATGCAGTCAAAGACGCTATTACCAAAGGTCAAGATGTGAAGGTTGTTGACGGTAAGGTTGTGGTGACGAACCCACAAGCAGGTGTCACCGTCACACCACAAGGTATTACTTACTCACGTGCAGAACGTGCGAAAGCACTACCTCAGACAGGAGAACAAGAAAGTATTCTAGGCTTGGTAGGTCTTGCCATGATGTCAACGCTTGGCTTGGCAGGAGCAAGAAGAAAGCGTAGGGGTTAA
- a CDS encoding helix-turn-helix domain-containing protein — protein sequence MSNLYPFGPTFKQLREKRGLSLKEAASTIVSPQFLSRFEKGEKGISLENFNRLLIVLGLEWKDFAAAFADNGGDCIEFPAYEFSKHITNEEDIFRYLPEYEKLFDRYLTDNPTQADILLKIIKLGHYPTIAKSEETVEKIQPVINHLMKLETFTSSELELYCRIVNHCPLELVEHMSKQLLVMYKQSADTDTYIRILNGLTFTAKHFSEQGYHLRADNIIKEVKKLQTFERGYLAIPLMFLEVEHIYNQFRWNKTEAIELAKNMLNYLESAKFIDQNYYSNFIKAFIYNCHKLNKTGEDLF from the coding sequence ATGTCGAATCTATACCCGTTTGGACCAACCTTTAAACAATTACGAGAGAAAAGAGGGCTCAGCTTAAAAGAGGCTGCTTCTACGATTGTATCACCGCAATTTCTGAGTCGTTTTGAAAAGGGAGAGAAGGGAATTTCCCTTGAAAACTTTAACCGTTTATTGATTGTGCTCGGCTTAGAATGGAAGGACTTTGCAGCTGCATTTGCAGATAATGGCGGAGATTGCATAGAATTTCCTGCTTACGAATTTTCCAAACATATCACAAATGAAGAAGACATATTTCGCTATCTTCCTGAATACGAAAAATTATTTGATCGATACCTAACTGACAATCCTACACAGGCAGACATATTATTAAAGATAATCAAGCTTGGTCATTATCCAACGATTGCGAAGTCAGAAGAAACCGTCGAAAAAATCCAGCCTGTTATCAATCACCTGATGAAGCTTGAGACCTTTACTAGTTCCGAGCTGGAATTATACTGTCGTATCGTCAATCACTGTCCCCTCGAATTGGTGGAGCACATGTCCAAACAGCTTCTGGTTATGTACAAACAAAGTGCAGATACGGACACCTATATTCGTATTTTAAATGGACTGACCTTCACAGCCAAACACTTTTCCGAACAAGGGTATCATCTAAGGGCTGATAACATTATTAAAGAAGTGAAAAAGCTTCAAACATTTGAACGTGGTTATTTAGCTATACCTCTCATGTTCCTTGAGGTAGAACATATCTACAATCAATTCCGCTGGAATAAGACTGAAGCTATCGAACTCGCTAAAAATATGTTAAATTACTTGGAAAGTGCTAAATTTATTGACCAAAATTATTATTCGAATTTCATCAAAGCCTTTATCTACAACTGTCATAAATTAAATAAAACAGGCGAAGACCTATTTTAA
- a CDS encoding putative holin-like toxin — translation MPMGNSSKSDGKEEHLLTAFEVVQTILGFGSFTIALIGLCYKIFKDGDKK, via the coding sequence ATGCCTATGGGCAATTCATCAAAATCTGACGGAAAGGAGGAGCATCTTTTGACAGCTTTTGAAGTTGTGCAAACTATTCTAGGCTTTGGTAGTTTTACTATTGCATTGATTGGCTTGTGCTATAAAATCTTCAAAGATGGTGATAAAAAATAA
- the gatB gene encoding Asp-tRNA(Asn)/Glu-tRNA(Gln) amidotransferase subunit GatB codes for MNFETIIGLEVHVELNTNSKIFSPSSAHFGEDPNANTNVIDWSFPGVLPVLNKGVVDAGIKAALALNMDIHKEMHFDRKNYFYPDNPKAYQISQFDEPIGYNGWIEIELEDGSTKKIRIERAHLEEDAGKNTHGTDGYSYVDLNRQGVPLIEIVSEADMRSPEEAYAYLTALKEIIQYTGISDVKMEEGSMRVDANISLRPYGQEKFGTKTELKNLNSFNYVRKGLQHEVERQAKILRSGGQIQQETRRYDESTGETILMRVKEGSADYRYFPEPDLPLYEIDDSWIEEVRAELPVFPKARRANYVENLGLTAYDAGQLTSTKALSDFFEAAVAAGGDAKQVSNWLQGEVAQFLNAESKTIEQIALTPENLVEMIALIADGTISSKIAKKVFVHLAKEGGSAKAYVEKAGLVQISDPAVLIPIIHQVFADNEAAVADFKSGKRNADKAFTGFLMKATKGQANPQVAQQLLAQELAKLLD; via the coding sequence ATGAACTTTGAAACGATTATTGGTCTAGAAGTCCATGTGGAGTTGAATACCAACTCGAAAATTTTCTCACCTTCATCTGCTCATTTTGGTGAGGATCCAAATGCTAATACCAACGTGATTGACTGGTCCTTCCCAGGTGTCCTTCCTGTCCTTAATAAGGGTGTTGTGGATGCGGGGATCAAGGCTGCCTTGGCTTTGAACATGGACATTCATAAGGAAATGCACTTTGACCGTAAGAACTATTTCTATCCTGATAACCCTAAAGCCTATCAGATTTCCCAGTTTGACGAGCCGATTGGCTACAATGGTTGGATTGAGATTGAGCTAGAAGATGGCTCAACCAAGAAAATTCGTATCGAGCGTGCCCACTTGGAAGAGGATGCAGGTAAGAATACCCACGGTACAGACGGCTACTCTTATGTGGACCTCAACCGTCAGGGCGTGCCATTGATTGAGATTGTGTCAGAAGCTGATATGCGTTCGCCTGAGGAGGCCTATGCCTACTTGACTGCTCTCAAGGAAATCATCCAATACACTGGCATTTCAGATGTCAAGATGGAAGAGGGGTCTATGCGCGTGGATGCCAACATTTCCCTTCGCCCCTATGGTCAGGAGAAATTTGGGACCAAGACTGAGTTGAAAAACCTCAACTCCTTTAACTATGTGCGCAAGGGCTTGCAGCACGAAGTAGAACGTCAGGCCAAAATCTTGCGTTCAGGTGGTCAAATCCAGCAGGAAACTCGCCGTTACGACGAATCTACTGGTGAAACCATTCTCATGCGTGTCAAGGAGGGGTCAGCGGACTACCGTTACTTCCCAGAGCCGGACCTACCGCTCTATGAGATTGACGACAGCTGGATTGAGGAAGTGCGTGCAGAATTGCCAGTCTTTCCAAAGGCTCGCCGTGCCAACTACGTGGAAAACTTGGGCTTGACCGCCTACGATGCTGGTCAGTTGACGTCAACTAAAGCTCTGTCTGACTTCTTTGAAGCAGCCGTGGCAGCAGGTGGCGATGCCAAACAAGTGTCCAACTGGTTGCAGGGTGAAGTGGCTCAGTTCCTCAATGCAGAAAGCAAGACCATTGAGCAAATCGCCTTAACACCTGAAAACTTGGTTGAGATGATAGCCTTGATTGCGGATGGTACTATTTCATCTAAGATTGCCAAGAAAGTCTTTGTTCACTTGGCTAAGGAAGGCGGCTCTGCTAAGGCTTATGTTGAGAAGGCTGGTTTGGTACAGATTTCAGACCCAGCAGTCCTCATTCCGATTATCCACCAAGTCTTTGCGGATAATGAAGCGGCTGTAGCTGACTTCAAGTCTGGCAAACGCAATGCGGACAAGGCCTTTACAGGTTTCTTGATGAAAGCAACTAAGGGACAAGCTAACCCGCAAGTTGCACAACAACTTTTGGCACAGGAATTGGCTAAGTTGTTGGATTAA